In Oreochromis aureus strain Israel breed Guangdong linkage group 20, ZZ_aureus, whole genome shotgun sequence, the following are encoded in one genomic region:
- the LOC120435388 gene encoding uncharacterized protein LOC120435388 yields the protein MIKSDSGMYRFGLGKSSAPDSYSDLEVRVSNEFNKSSGFFRAQTEGEEISFPCANAVNGQRKFLCKNPCEKEGNIFIDTTNDKAENGRYSIEYTKGSAFGLYATIRQLTKSDTGQYWCGYGDPLSPDSYHTENIFVVGASNPHTSAPPTTQTQSFTSAVSTPSSESSNSFLPLVVCVIVGILLLLVLLVLLYIWKKKKNFGQSLSETAGDTRMQVSAT from the exons ATGATTAAGTCTGACTCAGGAATGTATCGGTTTGGTTTGGGTAAATCTTCAGCTCCAGATTCATACTCAGACCTTGAGGTCAGAGTTTCAAATG AATTTAATAAAAGCTCTGGATTCTTCCGTGCGCAGACTGAGGGAGAAGAAATCTCATTTCCATGTGCCAATGCTGTCAATGGACAGAGGAAGTTCCTTTGTAAGAATCCGtgtgaaaaagaaggaaatatttTCATTGACACAACTAATGACAAAGCTGAGAATGGCAGGTACAGTATCGAATACACAAAAGGATCTGCGTTTGGACTGTATGCAACCATCAGACAGCTGACCAAGTCTGACACGGGACAGTACTGGTGTGGTTACGGCGACCCTTTGTCTCCTGATTCATACcacactgaaaatatttttgtcgTAGGGG CTTCAAACCCCCACACCTCTGCACCACCAACAACGCAGACTCAGAGTTTCACTTCAGCCGTCTCCACACCTTCATCAGAGTCTTCCAATTCCTTCTTGCCTCTGGTTGTCTGTGTGATAGTTggtattttactgttattggTTTTACTGGTGCTCCTCTACatttggaagaaaaagaaaaactttggacAGAGCCTTAGTGAAACTGCTGGTGACACAAGAATGCAG gtaTCAGCCACATAA
- the LOC120435123 gene encoding uncharacterized protein LOC120435123: MKLLHAVIFFFLSGTTGFVKASIWIVPEGGNLSLYNRFTVSGNTKFFCKEKCERAENILIKTDGTTAQSGRFSIEYKNASSGRGELTMKITHTTKSDSRMYRFGLGKSSAPDSYSDLEVRVSNEFDKSSGIFRAQTEGEEISFGCANAVHGQRKFLCKNPCEKEGNIFIDTTNDKAENGRYSIKYTKGSVHGLYATIRQLTKSDTGQYRCGYGDPLSPDSYHTDNVFVVEASKPSASTPSSGQTESASRSWDRASNPPDSTQQATTQSHTFTPGLSKPSSDCPDFFLPLVVCVSLVGALLLCVGLLLYYISKLKRKAVLNIRNNDYTIMKLSSVNDD; encoded by the exons ATGAAGCTCCTCCATGCtgtgatcttcttcttcttatcag GTACAACTGGGTTTGTCAAAGCCAGCATTTGGATTGTACCTGAAGGAGGGAATTTATCACTTTATAATCGCTTCACTGTGTCTGGAAACACAAAGTTCTTCTGTAAGGAAAAATGTGAGAGAGCAGAAAACATCCTCATTAAAACAGATGGAACCACAGCTCAGAGCGGCAGATTCAGCATTGAATACAAAAATGCATCttcaggaagaggagagctgacTATGAAAATCACGCATACAACCAAGTCTGACTCAAGAATGTATCGGTTTGGTTTGGGCAAATCTTCAGCTCCAGATTCATACTCAGACCTTGAGGTCAGAGTTTCAAATG AATTTGATAAAAGCTCTGGAATCTTCCGTGCGCAGACTGAGGGAGAAGAAATCTCATTTGGATGTGCCAATGCTGTCCATGGACAGAGGAAGTTCCTTTGTAAGAATCCGtgtgaaaaagaaggaaatatttTCATTGACACAACTAATGACAAAGCTGAGAATGGCAGGTACAGCATCAAATACACAAAAGGATCTGTGCATGGACTGTATGCAACCATCAGACAGCTGACCAAGTCTGACACGGGACAGTACCGGTGTGGTTACGGCGACCCTTTGTCTCCTGATTCATACCACACTGATAATGTTTTTGTCGTAGAGG CTTCAAAACCTTCTGCCTCCACACCTTCATCGGGTCAAACTGAATCTGCGAGTAGGAGCTGGGAtcgag CTTCAAACCCTCCTGACTCAACACAACAGGCAACAACACAGAGTCACACTTTCACTCCAGGACTCTCCAAACCGTCATCAGACTGTCCAGACTTCTTCCTGCctctggttgtgtgtgtgtccttggtTGGAGCTTTACTGTTGTGTGTTGGTCTGCTGCTCTACTACATTAGTAAATTGAAGAGGAAAGCTGTATTAAACATCAGAAACAATGACTACACGATCATGAAG ttgtctTCTGTCAATGATGATTAG